A region from the Fulvitalea axinellae genome encodes:
- a CDS encoding ISAs1 family transposase, with the protein MLAVFRSGGKLNFSQIHRSMKRDHDYWRDFTGGKSKCCVSRVQLRRILKDTDIQGLKAVAETTFNANETIDPQALQWFSIDGKELRGSIDKSSGDKRGESVVLVTAQEDKTSKVVGYYSGTKDSERGIVDEYFETQSGLSGTAYTMDALHNNSGLLEGIHGKRGVYLSQIKGNQKILREDLRDMERRSECLDYKKTVEKGHGRIETRIYRTYPVETGCLERRWSNTGMSCFIRVDRTRKVVKTGKTSSETSYYVSNINTGLIDQYNLPNAVRGHWSVEANNNMRDTNFGEDGLRSLVSGIQQSVSCILTAVMNILIQRNAGENMNEMREEIVADINSIHQYFNR; encoded by the coding sequence ATGCTTGCCGTATTCAGGAGCGGAGGAAAACTCAATTTCTCACAGATTCACCGCTCAATGAAAAGGGATCACGATTATTGGCGGGATTTCACAGGTGGTAAAAGTAAGTGTTGTGTGAGCCGTGTTCAACTCCGAAGAATCCTGAAGGATACAGATATACAGGGACTTAAGGCGGTTGCTGAAACCACTTTTAACGCAAACGAAACTATAGATCCGCAAGCTCTTCAATGGTTTTCGATTGACGGTAAAGAACTCCGGGGGAGTATCGACAAATCCTCAGGGGACAAACGCGGGGAAAGCGTGGTTCTGGTTACCGCGCAAGAAGATAAAACCAGCAAGGTTGTAGGCTACTATTCGGGTACCAAAGACTCCGAGCGGGGTATTGTCGACGAATATTTTGAAACTCAATCCGGTCTTTCGGGAACGGCTTATACGATGGATGCCCTTCACAATAATTCCGGGTTACTGGAGGGAATCCATGGAAAACGGGGCGTCTACCTTTCACAAATAAAAGGGAACCAGAAAATACTCCGTGAAGACCTTCGAGACATGGAGCGGAGATCAGAATGTTTGGATTATAAAAAGACCGTCGAAAAGGGCCATGGCAGGATCGAAACAAGAATATACCGGACCTACCCGGTGGAAACGGGATGCTTGGAGCGTCGCTGGTCGAATACGGGGATGAGCTGCTTCATACGGGTAGACCGTACCCGTAAAGTCGTTAAAACAGGAAAAACATCAAGCGAGACATCATACTACGTCAGCAATATAAATACCGGTCTTATTGATCAATACAACTTGCCTAACGCCGTAAGGGGACACTGGTCCGTAGAGGCAAACAATAATATGAGGGATACGAACTTCGGAGAGGACGGGTTAAGGAGCCTTGTCTCTGGTATACAGCAAAGTGTTTCATGTATTTTGACTGCTGTAATGAATATTTTGATCCAAAGGAACGCTGGTGAAAATATGAATGAAATGCGAGAGGAGATCGTAGCAGATATAAATTCTATTCACCAATATTTTAATAGATAG
- a CDS encoding tetratricopeptide repeat protein: MEAVATKDHLEEIKELFREGKLEEAVEYAVEIPVRDKVYPNIISWVSEENERKPSAKGYVILALSLNRAGKNEECIEVTNRAIAINPGEAKAYHFRGHAKYDLGDKEGAIKDYDEAIRIDPEYINAYNNRGNAKYEIGDKEGAIRDYSEAIRIDSEYAYAYSNRGLAKSGLGDNESAIKDFDEAIRIDPKFAGAYYNRGLAKSELGDKEGAIRDYNEAIRIDQEFAGSYYNRGNAKSELGDKEGAIKDYCEAIRVDKEYANAYFNRGIVKYGLEDKEGAVKDYNEVIRIDKKYAKAYFNRGIAKYDLEDKEGAISDYNEVLHIIPNNIIPYTNKASVQKDLEDYEGARSTYEIALERAEMDISKKAEIQNEIRNLSDFIQFPSLYDIYTQIDSVRASLEINPEESELTHYTGLGTGKIIISQESQDKEGKRIRGSKLRMSEGAFLNDTSEGHKLFDFIDKDTEYRLRGEGMKETFQPKPFIGSFVPASKRDDLTLWRMYGKERHTEGMGCAITLRREELEKAINDALCPEAPQEKREALEAKLIDQERLKKEVGFYYVAYLTEDDGVRVPGNKGEEDNLEKLLAELKGSISDILKEEYGDEERLKALRLSLERKLLEIAYLFKTDQYVYEHEIRMILTGTGLTKVVEKNDGQGPGRVYTELVNIRPYITNITLGPKVDRPEEWASFFHYDLAEEGISVDIQYSVLPFK, translated from the coding sequence ATGGAAGCTGTAGCGACAAAGGATCATCTGGAAGAGATTAAGGAGCTGTTTAGGGAAGGGAAGCTGGAAGAGGCGGTGGAGTATGCTGTTGAGATTCCGGTAAGGGACAAGGTCTATCCGAATATTATAAGTTGGGTATCCGAAGAGAATGAGCGGAAGCCTAGCGCTAAGGGGTATGTTATATTAGCGCTCTCGCTAAACAGAGCAGGGAAGAATGAGGAGTGTATTGAAGTAACGAACCGGGCGATAGCAATAAATCCAGGGGAGGCAAAGGCTTATCATTTTCGAGGCCATGCCAAATACGACCTCGGGGATAAAGAAGGAGCCATAAAAGATTACGACGAGGCCATACGGATTGACCCAGAATACATCAATGCGTACAACAACAGGGGCAATGCCAAATACGAGATCGGGGATAAGGAAGGCGCAATAAGGGACTACAGCGAGGCTATACGGATTGACTCAGAATACGCCTATGCGTACTCCAATAGGGGCTTAGCCAAATCCGGACTCGGGGACAATGAGAGTGCCATAAAGGACTTCGACGAGGCTATACGAATTGACCCGAAATTCGCCGGAGCGTACTACAACAGGGGCTTAGCTAAATCCGAACTCGGGGACAAAGAGGGTGCCATTAGGGACTACAACGAAGCTATACGGATTGACCAGGAATTCGCTGGATCGTACTACAACAGGGGCAACGCCAAATCCGAACTCGGGGACAAAGAGGGCGCCATAAAGGACTACTGCGAAGCTATACGCGTTGACAAGGAATACGCCAATGCGTATTTCAACAGGGGCATTGTCAAATACGGATTAGAGGACAAGGAGGGAGCTGTAAAGGATTATAACGAAGTTATACGCATTGACAAGAAATACGCCAAAGCGTACTTCAACAGGGGCATAGCCAAATACGACCTCGAGGACAAGGAGGGGGCAATAAGCGACTACAATGAGGTCCTACATATTATCCCGAATAACATTATCCCTTATACAAACAAAGCATCTGTTCAAAAAGACCTCGAGGATTATGAAGGAGCAAGATCTACCTATGAGATAGCTTTGGAAAGGGCGGAAATGGATATTTCAAAAAAAGCCGAAATACAGAATGAGATTCGGAACCTGAGTGACTTTATTCAATTCCCTTCCCTATATGATATCTATACGCAAATAGATTCGGTGAGAGCAAGCCTTGAAATTAATCCTGAGGAAAGTGAGCTTACGCATTACACTGGTTTGGGGACAGGCAAGATTATCATTAGTCAGGAAAGTCAAGACAAAGAGGGAAAGAGAATTCGGGGTTCAAAATTACGGATGTCGGAGGGGGCTTTTTTGAACGATACTTCGGAGGGGCATAAGCTGTTCGATTTTATTGACAAGGATACGGAATACAGGTTGAGGGGCGAGGGTATGAAGGAGACGTTTCAGCCGAAGCCTTTTATCGGGAGTTTTGTGCCCGCCAGCAAGCGTGATGACCTTACGCTGTGGCGGATGTACGGAAAGGAACGGCATACGGAGGGTATGGGATGCGCGATTACACTGAGGCGGGAAGAACTTGAGAAGGCAATCAATGATGCTTTATGTCCGGAAGCGCCACAGGAAAAGCGGGAGGCCTTGGAGGCGAAGCTGATAGATCAGGAGCGGTTGAAGAAGGAAGTCGGTTTTTATTATGTGGCGTATCTGACTGAGGACGATGGGGTGAGGGTGCCGGGGAACAAGGGTGAGGAAGATAATCTGGAAAAGCTTTTGGCCGAACTGAAGGGTAGTATATCCGATATTCTGAAGGAGGAGTACGGGGACGAGGAACGCCTGAAGGCGTTGCGGCTGTCACTGGAAAGGAAGCTGTTGGAGATCGCTTATCTGTTTAAGACTGACCAGTATGTGTATGAGCATGAGATCAGGATGATTTTGACGGGAACGGGGCTAACGAAGGTGGTGGAGAAGAATGACGGGCAGGGGCCCGGGCGGGTGTATACGGAGCTGGTGAATATACGGCCGTATATTACGAATATCACACTGGGCCCGAAGGTGGACAGGCCGGAGGAATGGGCTTCGTTTTTTCATTATGATCTGGCTGAGGAGGGGATTAGCGTGGATATTCAGTATTCGGTGTTGCCGTTTAAGTAG